tctatctctctctatctctctctctctctctctctctctctctctctttctctctctctctctctctatttcgttatctctctctctctatttatctctctctatctatctctctctatctgtcacacacacacaaacgcactcacacacacacacacacacacaaacatgtaggAAACAAACTGCATTTTCAGCGATCCCTTAAGCACTtcattgtatttgtgtgtgtgtgtgtttgtgtgtgtgtgtgtgtaggtgtgggtTTGTGTTTAATATAGTACCTGTACACAAACCAAGCAAAGATGCTGACCATAGTTGCAACACAGAGAAAtgccttcttctttttccaggTCTTGTCATTTTCCTCTTAGTTTAGAAACTAAAAATGTTgatctgtgagagagagaacatatTTCAGGCATCGAAACGAAGGCTAAAATATGTTTCAATGGAAACGAAAATGTGACTCCGGCATACGTCTGGGAGTGTTAaaagcacagtaagcctcccgtaaaccatcacagatactgtcaggcttttacacacagtacaaacactcttccatttgaacgctcaccaaacgagaacatcctaggtgccctacgtaaagagcgagcaatttttaaagaattaattttgcggattgtctcagagacaatcggaccgtggtgcgttttggcgctagacctaacttttaaaatctaaataataaattgacagcttcttacacaaacattcttaaatcatataAGAAttctttttcatcaagacaagatcagtacaattcgaagttttgaaagtttgaaaaaagaaaagcccggaagcagggtcacgcaaggtcgtggttctcgtagcagacgacggtttatgcctatcgccagttcctctgaacagtcaaaagccatcgctagagttcttgtgaaccacatccgtttgtttcgtgcatagtcagaggtacataataacgtgctattgcagataagctcacatcgagtcgcattcaaattactaactgacgactacattgtgaaaaagggaaactggatcacacgggttcacgatggctcaggggtaagataaaccacgcaaaaataaattctttgaaaattgctcgctctttacggagggcacctagaatgttctctagcggtgagtgtttaaatgaaagggtgtttgtactgtgtgtaaaagcctgacagtatctgtgatggtttacgggaggcttactgtgcctttaagttctATCGTTGATAAGTTGTATTTGAATTCGAAAAAGGGTCTGTATACGTCTTGGCACACATAACAGAAATAGGAATACATGTGCGTTTCCTTGTGTGGCGGTGTGTGTTTATtcatgggggtggggggtggtggtgtgttCGTTTTGATCATGGTAGTGTGCAGGCGTGTGTTATAGGGTGCGCATGTGTAACTGTAAGCTTTAATATGTTGAGCTATGGAATGTTTAAACGCATGACTGTAAGCTTTAATATGTTGAGCTATGGAATGCTTAAACGCATGTGGTGAATAGATGTGTGTTTGCATAATAACGTGAGAATGCTTGGGGaaggcgtgtgtgcgtgcgtgcgtgtgtgcgtgtgtgcgtgtgtgtgtgtgtgcgtgcgtgtgtgcgtgtgtgtgtgtctgtgtttctgtgtgtgtctgtgtctgtgttttggtgtgcgtgtgcgtacctgcgtgtgtgtgcaagaaAGAAGGGTGTCACAAACTCGAACTCGAATCTAGTCAACTGAAAACTTACTTGTTTTCTGAATTCCGGACAAATGTTTCCTTGCCTGAAAGAATCAGCACGCCTGCAATTACCTTTTCTAGAATCATTGTTCGAGTTATGTCCGGAAGCTGCACAGAGTTGTGTTTTTTGACGTCATTGTTCCATTTGACGTCATTCTACAAATTCTCAAAATGTATAAGTCCAGTCTTGGTCACCAATACAGTAACCAGTACGCACGATTAACCAATAAAAGTCCTATCATCAACGAATGCATTTGATCGAAAACCGTTTGTTTATTGGTTCGTATGTTTATTTGTTGGCTATAGTTAGTTGACTGATTAGTGCAATAACTGAAACTAGATTCTGTTTATTGCGCTTTGCAGTCGATGAGAACCTCTTTTGTAATTGTGTGTTTTCAGGTAAACGCACGCCAGTTATAATAATTATGCTAATTAATGAATTATTGCGGTATAACAGAATCTTCTTGAAACGTtcatgtcgtgtgtgtgtgtgtgtgtgggtaaaagagagagagagagagaagagagagagagagagagagagagagagagagaaagagaaagaaagagagagagagagagagagagagaagagaagagagagagagagagagagagagagagagtaagttcTCTTATGAATACTTGTTGGTGTGACGCtaaatcaacacacacaacaaaacacacacacaacaaaacacacacacacacacacacacacacacacctacctacacacacacacacacacacacacacacacacacacacacacacacacacacacacacacacacacacaaagtatgCAAACGAAATCACAATTCAAATGTTCAAAACTTCTCAAACATTGCACACGTCACACCCATCACTCAACAAATCAAGCATCATCTGCAAATAGCACAAAGTTTCTCAGCATAGTAGGCAAACAAAGAGCGCGCACGCGCATCTTTCTTCCAGCGCGACAACCAATCAGATGCGAGATCTCCCAGCGGCACAGGTTTTGCAACGAAGGCAACGATTGGCTGATTTCCAGAACAAACAGCACTGCATCTCTCTGAGTTTCAGGAAGTTGATCGTGGTTGACAAGTTCACACGCAGTCCGAACTTCATCTAGCTCCACAAGAGAAAAGCACCCAGAAGAATACAGCATGGCTAAAATGGCAGTGTAGGCGTGCGAAAACGCGTACAGAAAAGGTGATGACAAGGCAGAAGAGGATTCGAAAAGTTCGCTTAAAAAGGGAGCGTTGCTCGGGTCAAAATGCAGCTTGGTTAAATCAGAATTGAAATGCTGGTGGGTAGAAGCCCCAGTGTCGATACAAGCTCTAACCGTAGCCTCCGATCCGCTCTCCACTGCGTAGCGCAAGGGACTGAACCCTCTGGCGTCGAGTTTGCATGGGTCGCCTCCCTTGGCCCACAGGAGTTTGAAGAGGTGTGCGCGAGCTGCTTTGCAGGCGTAGTGCATGGGGGTCTTCCCGTCCTTCTCGTCAGCAACCTTGGGATCCGAGCCCTTCTCCACCAGCGCCCCAGCCAAAGCGAAGAGACCGTTCTGCACTGCCAGCAGCAGAGGGTGTTCACCCGAGCCGGTCAGTCGGTTGGGGTCCGCCTTGTAGCTGACGAGCACTCTCACGACGTCCAGGTCGATGTTGTCATCTCGGTGAAGCAGCAGAGCGTGTAGAGGCGTCAGCCCGTGACGGTTGACCTCGTCCGGTCTCGCTCCGCCGCTCAGTAGCACGCGCACCGTCCTGACCCGCTGAGCTTCCGGGGATACGATCCTCTCGCACGCTTTGTGTAAGGGTGTGTTGCCTGCGGAGTCTTTTCGGCGAACGTCCGCTCCTTCCGATAGCAGCACGGATGCGAAAAGTGCGTCTCCCACCAGAGCCGCTAAGTGCAGAGCCGTTTCTTCCAATGACGTCACAGCGTCCACGTCGGCGCCTGACCTTATAAGCAGCCTGATCAGTCCCCCCGTGTCCCCCCTACCCCCCGTGTTGGAGTACTTGGCCGCAAGGTGGAGGGGAGTTTCGCCGCGAGTGGTTCTGGCGTTGACTTTGGCTCCTGACTCCAGCAATGATTCGCACATTGACTCCATGCCCAGCTGGGCTGCGCGGTGAAGCGCTGTGAATCCTTTCTGTTCGGTCTGGGGACGATGGATTTTACTTTTAGGAACTTCTAGGGAATTAGAAGTCGCGGTTACTACTGCTGATGTGGTCATTCTTCGTGGACTGTTAGCTGCACTGGAATTTGCAACACATGCTGAGGGGGTCTGTTCGACTTCTGTTGGTAGCCTGTATTTCAATTGAACATTTGCCTTGGAATTGATGATCGCTTGGTTATACGTTGATGTATCGTTGTCTTCATTGACAGGACGAAAAGTAGCTCCCCGAAACTGTTTTGGTTGGGCAGCTTCGCTTTTCTCATAGCTAGGTTCGTCATCTTCTGCTGTGTGCATTAAGGGATTAGAGTCAGATACAGTGGAGTTGCCTGTCATTGTGCTATTGATGCCTGCAGAACCATGTGGCAAAGGTGTAAATGCTGACGTGCTGGAGACTTGGCTGTCTGAGGTTTCTGGATCACAAGTTTCTGTTATTTGCATTGGTGTGGCAGAATCACAAGTATTGGATTGGTATGCATTTTTATAtagtttttcttcttcattggcGGGAGGGCAATAACCGTCTTGTGAGATACGCACAGTTCTAGAAACATGCAGATTCTCGTGCATCTCTGTGTTCTTGTTGCATAACTGCCGCGAGTGGGCTGAAACCGACTGGTTCTTAGACAAACGCAATGACCTGCCAAATTCTGTTCCACCTGAAGAGCGACCGAGAGGAAATGTTCCACGCGGAATGTTTGAGGGCTGAGAACCTGTAAATATCGTTGTACAAGTTTGTGCATGCTGTACATGAGCTGGCTTATCCTTTCCCGTTACTTCTGGCGAAGTTTCTTCCATGGTATCATCTGCGCTAGCTGATTGGCATGAGATCAGTCCCTCTGGAGAAAGATGTGTCTGCGCTGGATCCAACATGCAAGCGCCAATTTCGGAAAGCGGAAGCATGGAATCTGAACAACATGTTGCCGCAATGGATAAAGAAAGCTTAGTTTTGGAGTCGGACTTGCATTCTGTGCACTCATGAGAGAAGCAGAAGTCTGAACAGGCTGAAGAGACGTGAGAACACAAAGAACTAAATACACAATGCGACAAACGAGCAGAAACGTCTTCAGAAGACGAAGGCCTGGCCTCGCAGTTGACGACTAATCCACGCTGGACCCTGTCCCTCTG
The Littorina saxatilis isolate snail1 unplaced genomic scaffold, US_GU_Lsax_2.0 scaffold_2449, whole genome shotgun sequence genome window above contains:
- the LOC138956591 gene encoding serine/threonine-protein phosphatase 6 regulatory ankyrin repeat subunit C-like — protein: MEENAMSEIGERGYEENVHSMVVKAVETNDENAFDILLHSGGDMNRKDKNGNTCLHAAAKFGHAHLCCFFLKCGTQVNSPNNACITPLFLASRANLQTVQVLIQLGVNAALRNNLGEIPLHAASSSGLVDVIVELITSGSDVNLASWQGLTPLCQAINSGSRNAVKTLLQLGADANQLLLAPEDRCSAGRSTKAEFEEEEEEGEEQASCCRHHVRVRVPGEEGQYDSGPSRLFSTAITGSRRTRELDFTNTVHHSVPEHLQYLVQQAVLHPRHPGPSKHPQSIHGSQCHESAPGRVPPAPRLPTPGSHRAQGSLLGGAFSQRDRVQRGLVVNCEARPSSSEDVSARLSHCVLSPQTFRVEHFLSVALQVEQNLTEQKGFTALHRAAQLGMESMCESLLESGAKVNARTTRGETPLHLAAKYSNTGGRGDTGGLIRLLIRSGADVDAVTSLEETALHLAALVGDALFASVLLSEGADVRRKDSAGNTPLHKACERIVSPEAQRVRTVRVLLSGGARPDEVNRHGLTPLHALLLHRDDNIDLDVVRVLVSYKADPNRLTGSGEHPLLLAVQNGLFALAGALVEKGSDPKVADEKDGKTPMHYACKAARAHLFKLLWAKGGDPCKLDARGFSPLRYAVESGSEATMMLDLLSDGCDVCNV